TTCCTTTTGGGAGGGGCGAGAAACGAGACCGAGGGACAAGGAAGGGGGTTCCGGGTTTCCCGTTTCGGGTTTCTAGTTTCGGGTTCTTTTAAAAAGGGACGAGGGGCGAGACCGAGGGACGAGGAAGGCGGTTGAAGGTTTCGAGTTCCCTGCCTACGCTAAAGCTACGGCAGGCAGGCGAGTTCCGGGTTTCGAGTTCCGCGTTTAATTTGGATCTCCGTACCTTGTATGGTTTATCTTCTATTCGCTATTCGCTATTCGCTATTCGCTATTCGCTATTCGCTATTCGCTATTCGCTATTCGCTATTCGCTATTCGCTATTCGCTATTCGCTATTCGCTATTCGCTATTCGCTATTCGCTATTCGCTATTCGCTATTCGCTATTCACTATTCACTATTCACTATTCACTATTCACTAATCCCAAAATACTCCACCACCGCCTGCTTCAACAAAATATCCTGTTCGCGTAGCGTGAGGGGCGGGAGTTTTTGGACGAGTTCCCAGATGGGCCGCCTTCGGGGTCCCGGCCTTCGGGCGGTAGTAGCCGTACGGACTGAGCACCCGACAAACGGCGATATGCATGAGATCCTGTTTTCGTCCTTCGAATATTTCATCGGACCACGTCCCAGCTCCTGTACGCCGATCAGGAACAACATGCTCTGCAAATCGGGCTCTTCGCCGAATTGATCCGCCATCCGCTTGACCAGCCGGTCCCAGCGTGTCCTTAAAGTTCCAGTTCGTCGCTTTCCATGCGCGGCGCAAAGGTAACCAATTGTCAGGGTTGACGCGGGTTTCCTACCTTTGCCCGCCCTCGGAAAAAAGTTCCGCCAAAAGGCCCTCGCTGACCCTGTGCTTCGCTCCCGTTTTCCCCTTTCTCCTGGTCCTGCTGCTCATCGCAGGACTGTTCCCGGCACGGGTCGCCGATGCCAAAAATCCACCGGCACGCCGGTCGACGTGGTCTTCTGCCTCGACCTTTCCAGCAGCGCCAACACGCTGATCGACCACTTCCGCAATCACCTCTGGGATTACTGGCGCTTCTTCGCCCGCTGCAAGCCGCGTCCGAACTTCCGCATCGGCGTGGTGGCCTACTCCCGCTTCAGTTACGGCAAGCAAACCGGCTACAACAAGGTGATCAGGACCTGGGCACCGACTTCGAACGCATGAGCAGTATCCTGTTCAAGATCCCGTCGCGGATCGAGAAGAGGCGACCAGTACGTCGGCTCCGCGCTGAAGACCTGCCTGAGCAAGGTGAGCTGGTCGCAGGACCCCGACGCCATCAAGATGATCTTCCTCGTGGGCAACGGAGACGTGAACCTGGGCGGAAGAGCGTCGACAAGGCCGTAGAGCGCCTGCGCCAGCAGAGGTGATGATCCATACGATCTACTGCGTCGCGCCCGGCGAACGCGCAGGCGGTACGCGGCTGGCAGCGCATCGCGCAATACAGCGGCGGCAAGCACGACGCCATCTCGCTCCGCACCCGGTACTTCGACAATGTCGCGGGCTTCAATCTGCAGCGCTTCCGCGCGCTGAACCGGGAGTTCAACGCCACCTACCTCTATTACGGTGTCGGCCGGAGCCAAGCGCTGGCGGATGCAGACGGAAGAAGACAACCACATCTACGTCACCAACACCGAAGGCTATCGCTTCCGGGCGCTGTACAAGATCTCGGACGATTACCAGCAGAAGAACGCCGACTGGGACCTCGTCGATCTCTACTACCGCAACCCGGTCGCCTTCATGCAGGTGGACCGCAAGACGCTGAACGACTCCTGCAGGAAGATGACCAACGCGCAGTTGAAGTCGTACATCATCTACAAAATACGAACGCAAGAAACTCGCGGCACTGATCGCCGACATGGTCACCGAGAAAGAACTGAAAGACCGCGAGGCGGGCCGACTCACCCAGAAACGCATGCCGACACTCGACGTGGTCAGCCTGCGCATGCTGCGGGAGATCCTGGTGCCCCGCGGCATTCAATGTCCGGAATACTGAGATGAGCGCATTCAACAAATGGATCTTCGGCGGGCTCGGCTGGGCCCTGGGCGGACCGATCGGCGGCATCCTCGGCTTCGCGCTCGGCGCGATCACCGAAGAGACGGGCAAGACCTACAAGGCCGAGCCGCAGCGCATGCTGCCCAACGATTTCTCCGCCGCCCTGCTCGTGCTCTGCGCCGCGGTGATGAAAGCCGACCAGAAGGTGATGCGTTCGGAGCTGGAGTTCGTGCGGCAGTTCTTCACCCGGCAGTTCGGCGAACAGATCACGCAGGACCGCATGTTGCTTTTCCGGGAGATCCTCAAGCAGGAGATCGCCATCGGGGCGGTCTGCGGACAGGTACGACAAATGGTGGACCCGCCCTCGCGCCTGCAGTTGCTGCACCTGCTCTTCGGACTGGCGGCCTCCGACGGACAGGTCTCCAAGCCGGAACTCACGGTGCTTGAACAGATCGCGCACCTGATCGGCATCGCGGAAAAAGACCTGCAGAGCATCCGCGCCATGTTCGTCTCCGATCCCGACGCGGCCTACCGCATCCTCGAAATCGAACGCGGCGTGAGCGACGACGAAGTGAAGAAAGCCTACCGCCGCATGGCGATGAAATACCATCCCGACAAAGTCCACCACCTCGGTCCCGAGTACCAGAAAGACGCCCAGGAAAAGTTCAAGAAGATCAACGAGGCGTATGAGGAGGTGAAGCGGGAGCGGGGGATGAAGTGAGTTTCCGGTTTCGAGTTTCGGGTTTCGGGTTAGTTGAAGGTTGAAGGTTGAAGGTTGAAAGTTGAAGGTTGAAAGTTGAAAGTTGAAAGTTGCGTTTCGGCTCACTGCTCACATCCCGCGTCCCTCCATAATAACAACTGGAAACCCGAAACCGAAAACCCGAAACTGCAAACCACAAAACCGAGCACCAAATCTGCGTACAAGCGGTTCCTATCCATGAACCTGCTCGATCTCCTCCTCGCCCTCATCCTGCTCATCGGACTGGTGAAGGGGTTCATCAACGGTTTCATTTATGAGCTGGCGGTGGTGGCGAGTTTTTTCTGGGGATCTACGGGCTGGCGACTGGCGGATACGGTGGCTCCGAAAGTCGCGTCGATGCTGGACACTTCCCCGACCACGACGCATTACATCGCATTCTTCCTGGTATTCCTGGCGGTATCGGTGGGGGATCTTCTTCCGGCGAAGTTGCTGGAAGGACTGATCGGCATCGCGGCGCTGGGGATCTTCAACAAACTACTCGGCGCCCTGTTCGGCTTCGGCAAGTACCTGCTCATCACCAGCGTGGCCCTCTACTTTTTTCACAAGGCCGATGCAAAGTTCCACTGGCTCAAAGCGGACACTAAGGCGGAGTCGGTCTTGTATTATCGGGTGTTGAAGGTAGCGCCGGCGCTGTGGAAGTAGGGACGAGGGACGAGACCGAGGGACGAGTGTGTTCCGAGTTTCGGGTTTCGTGTTAAAATAGCTCTCCCGTACGTTGTATTGTTAAAATTCTACTCACTGTTCACTTTTCACTGTTTACTGAAACAAAACGTCCCGGCATCGACTCATCGGGGGCCGATCTACGGCCATTTCATGCCTCATACCTGATGGATCATTTCCGCGACCCCTACGGGGCCGAAATAAAAAATGGATTCTCGGTGCCAGGATACCGTGACCCCTACGGGGTCATCGTTAGCTCAACGACTGGCGTTGCGTTAATCCGCCCGCCCAGGCATGCTACAGGCAAGGGCAAACTGCCTACTGTTTACTGTTTACTGTTCACTATTCGCTATTGGCTATTCGCTATTCGCTCCACACTGTTCACTGTTCACTCAAAACAGCTGCTACTCCCGGCAGCACCTTTCCCTCAAAATACTCCAGCAGTGCTCCACCGCCGGTGGAAACATAGGAGACTTTGTCGCCGAAACCGAATTGATTGACGGCCGCGGCGGAGTCGCCTCCGCCGATGAGGGAGTACGCGCCCTTGACCGTCGCTTCCGCGATGGCTTCCGCGACCTTGCGGGTACCGTTGGCGAACTTTCCATTTCGAACACGCCCATCGGGCCGTTCCAGAGGATGGTCTTCGATTCGCGGATCACCTGCTGGAAGTCGGCTACGGCCTGTGGGCCGATGTCGAGTCCCATCCAGCCGTCGGGAATCGCGTTGTTGGCCGCAATGGAGGTGTTGGCGTCCTTGTCGAACTTGTCACCGAGCACCGAGTCCGCTGGCAGGAGGAGTCGGCAGCCTTTCGCCTTTGCCTTTTCGATCAGTGATTTGGCCGGTCGAGCTTGTCTTCTTCCACCAGCGAGTTGCCGATTTGTCCGCCCATGGCTTTGAAGAACGTATACGCCATCCCGCCGCCGATGAGGATGTTGTCGGCTTTGTCGAGGAGGTTTTCGATGATGAGGATCTTGTCGCTCACCTTGGCTCCGCCCATCACCGCGGTATACGGGCGGGCGGGCTGGTGCATGACCTTCTCGGCATTGTCGAGCTCGGCGGCCATGAGGTAGCCGAAGCACTTCTTGCCGGGGAAGCTGGAGGCGATGACGGCAGTGGAGGCATGCGCACGGTGCGCGGTGCCGAAGGCGTCGTTCACGTAGAAGTTGCCGTGCCGCGCGCGAGTTGAGCGGCGAATTCCGCGTCGCCTTTCTCTTCCTGCTTGTAGAAGCGCAGGTTCTCCAGCAGCAGCACTTCACCCGGCTTCAATGCAGCGGATTGCGCGTAGGCATCGTCGCCGATGCAATCGTCGGAAAAGCGGACCGGCCGACCGAGCAGTTCGGCGGTGCGTTGTACGGCATGCCGCAGGGTGAACTTCTCACGATCGATGGATCCATCTTCTTTCAGCTTCTTGAGCGGGCGGCCCGGTGGGAAAGCAGGACCACCGATCCTCCGTCGGCGAGGATCTTGTTGATGGTCGGCGGCGGCAGCCCGGATACGGGTATCGTCGGTGATCCGGAAAAGACTTATCCAGGGGAACATTGAAATCCACGCACCAGCACCCTGGGCCGGCGAAGTTGAACGAATCGACGGTTTTTCATGGGTGCGAAGGTAAAAAACAGGGTTTTCGGCAGCATTTCCTCTCAAGAAATCCCACCAAAGAAGGCCATTTCATCCTTCCATGATCTGAAAAAATAAATCTTAGGTACTTAGAAATCAGGTAGGCTAAATGCTCCCTGCTATCACATCTACGTTACGAATCAGTATTTCATTCGTAGCTGTTATTGAGGAAGCCTTCAATTATACATCTGCTCACCTGCCCAAAAACCGCCACCTATCAATGTTCCACCCACTGCTCCCCAAGATCCTCCCAATTCAGCACCGATTGCCATGCCTTAGTTTAGAACGCAGCCGTTTTTGAGAAAGTTTTCAAAATTAAAACTCACCGCGATTCTTTTTAGCCATTAAGAATAACGATAATATGAGTACTATCGTAGAAATGACTATATATATAATTGTAACCCTTTTTCTTTTTAATTTTTTCTCTGTATTTTCAGTTTCATATAATTTGATTATCTCTAAATATTTATTTTTATAGATGATTACAAAATATAATATTAATAATATTATGCAAACTATGCCCCCAATTTCATATTTCGTGTCTAATCCGAAACTAAAATTATATCCAAATAAATATGCTATTGATTGAATTCCATAAAATGTTTGCAATATAGTTAATGTCATTAACAAAACAGCTCGGTATTCTGGATCTGTATCAATTTTTTTCACTTTTTGTAACCTGATAAAAACTATAAAATATATTCTTCAGTATTTTCATCACATTATCTTAAGGGTGTTCTTAGAGGGTCGCCCCCATCCTCCAAAAAACGCCGCTCTCATCTGGAGAAGAAAGTAAACAATACCAATTCGAGCCCCTGCCAGCCGCATTGAGATCCTATGTAACCCATTTCAAGATCCAAAAGTGGTTTCATCCATACGGAATTATATGTTCCACTCCCTTCATAATAATCAACCGCGAGCCCAATGGAGATGGCTGCTGAAACTACATTAAATCCTTGTCCAACCCTGTTTTCACACTTAACATAGCTTCAATTTCTCGACAGAAGGGTCGGATGCTTTTGCGAGGTCAAGTAAATTCTCTTTGACGCCGCTACTTAGACCATAGACCCCTAAGCCAGTTTGCAAATCTTCCAACCAACTGCGATTATCAACGGTTGAAAATGATTTCCATTCCCATCCTATCTCTACACTCCCTCCGTTGGCAATCCATCCAAATTCACCATCTATTACAGTATTACTGGGCATGTGTATAGGTGCCCTCATTGCCCGAAAACTCCTCCCAACGCCCCCCATGTGCCTCTTTGAGGATTGAAGGTTACTCGTTTTCTTGCATTAACAGACTTGTGTAGCCACCCTTGTTAAACTAATACGTATAATCAAGTTGCGTTCGATGACTCTAAACAATTCGGACAGCCACCCTCTTGATTAGCAACATTATACACTATGCCATAGCATTAAATTGTCTCACTCTTCTTTATAAACATGATTCCTAAAATCAATGGTACGCCTATGATTAAAATGATTATAGCTATATTTTTAAATGTAAATACTTTTCCACCCAGTTTATCTCTCCTCCAAAAAATATGGACTACTCGGTCTTTTCTATAATAGAAATAAGTAAACAAAAGCCATATTGCTAAAATAGGCATCCAATACAATTTGTTTATCATATAGGAATGACTAAACGCAGTTGGAAGGATGTTTTATTTTAAAAGTATGTTTAATGGCTGTAACTAGAAAAAAGGCATGAATATATTGAGCTCCAGCAACCGCACACAAAGCAGAGAAACTTGGACTAAAATCCTTTTTGCTTTCAAAGTACCTATAAAAATAATAGAATATGAAGTTATACATGGTTATCGTTTATTAGGATATAAAGTAGGTGTAGGATCAAATAGATTTTCAGTTATACTTCGTCCTGTATAACTCTGAACCGCTATATCGGTTAAGAAATATACTCCACCAATTTCCCAGCCCCAAGGCCCTGATAACATGAATGTAGTAGCTATACCAACAACTAAATCTACGGTGTGATGATTTTGCCATTGTCCTTTTTGAGCGGCATCAGCTAATGTGGCTCCTAACCCCAGAACTCCAGCACCTCTACTTAAACCCTTGGAAATTTTTAAATACTTCGCACCATCATCGCCTCTATTCCCTGTTTTTGCAGCATAATCTATTAATGTGTTTTTTCCTCCATTAGCAAAGTCAAATGATTCTAATCCAGTTTGCAAATCTTCCAACCAACTGCGATTATCAACGGTTGAAAATGATTTCCATTCCCATCCTATCTCTACACTCCCTCCGTTGGCAATCCATCCAAATTCACCATCTATTACAGTATTACTGGTATGTATATAGGTGCCCTCATTGCTCGAAAACTCCTCCCAACGTCCCCATGTGCCTCTTTGAGGATTGAAGGTTACTCGTTTTTCTTGCATTAACAGACTTGTGTAGCCACCGGTGTTAAACCAATCAGTATAATCAAGTTGCCAACCTGTCAAGTCTCCCTCTTTAGAGTATTCCGGGTTAACCGCAGAATAGGGAAGCCCGATACCACCTCCGCCACCAACAGCACCTAACGATCTTAACAACCCGAAAATGTTATTTCGACTTCGCTGAAAATCTCGCTCGGCTTCCCGATCCATCCACCCCAAATGATTGAGCGTTGGGTTATCGATTACATTATTACCCTTGAAATTTATGTACAGTCCTAATGGATCGCTAAAACTCACCGGATCCCCACCCATCGACACATACGGGTTCAAAAACTGGTTCATCGGATCCACGGAACTCCAGCGGGCGATGGTGGGGTCGAGCGTACGGAATGGGGCGATATAGCTGTTCAGCCCGCCTTCCCGCTCGAAGTGGATGCCGTTGTACTTAAACGTGTTCAACGGATCGGTCGAGGAATGGCTCAACGATTCGATCAGCATTCCGTAGGGATAGTAATGATTCTCCTCCAATACCGAACCCGGCCGGTGCTGGATGGCTAGGTTGTCGAAATCTACGATTCAAAATAACTTGAAACAATCTCGAATTTCGCTTTCAATCATCCCTTTACATTAACCACCAACCGCAACGCCCCATCAACGAACGGCGCGCTGCGGTGCCCGAACCGGCGTTCCCATTCGCCGTTTTGGAGGGCGGTGGCGAGACGTTCGACGAGCACGGCTTCCTGACCGGCCGCCAGAAACCCCAGGCCGATTGCACCTGCGAACTTCCGGTCGCAGAAAGGCTTCAGGCCGGGCGTAGAAGGCTTCCTGGAATCCGTCGACGCAATCGATCGGAATCGGCACGCGGATGATCTCGGCTGCGCCGCCCAATGCCGCTGCGATCGTATCGAGCTTCGGATAACGCGCACGCTCTACGGCAATGAGTTCGGGGAAGTAGTGGGCGTTCCAAAATCGTCCAGCCCGTCGGGATCACAGGTCATGATCACCACCGGACCGCGCGTCACCCTCCGCATCTCCCGCAAACCGGCGGGAAGGTCGGGCCAGTGGTGCACGCTGAGCAACGACATGGAAGCATCGAACGCGTTATCGTCGAACGGAAGCTGATCCGCGCGTGCGTCGATGGCGGGAACGCGACCGGCAGACAGGCGTTGCGCACGCATGCTGGCAGAGGGTTCTACCGCAACCACATAGCGATCATCCGGCTCGTACGAACCCGCACACGCGCCGACATTCAGGACGGTCCGGACTTTTCCAAGCGCCCGATGGATGTACGCCGCGATACGCGGATCGGTCCGGCGATGCCGGGCATACTG
This genomic stretch from Bacteroidota bacterium harbors:
- a CDS encoding CvpA family protein yields the protein MNLLDLLLALILLIGLVKGFINGFIYELAVVASFFWGSTGWRLADTVAPKVASMLDTSPTTTHYIAFFLVFLAVSVGDLLPAKLLEGLIGIAALGIFNKLLGALFGFGKYLLITSVALYFFHKADAKFHWLKADTKAESVLYYRVLKVAPALWK
- a CDS encoding TerB family tellurite resistance protein, yielding MSAFNKWIFGGLGWALGGPIGGILGFALGAITEETGKTYKAEPQRMLPNDFSAALLVLCAAVMKADQKVMRSELEFVRQFFTRQFGEQITQDRMLLFREILKQEIAIGAVCGQVRQMVDPPSRLQLLHLLFGLAASDGQVSKPELTVLEQIAHLIGIAEKDLQSIRAMFVSDPDAAYRILEIERGVSDDEVKKAYRRMAMKYHPDKVHHLGPEYQKDAQEKFKKINEAYEEVKRERGMK